The Nonlabens spongiae genome contains a region encoding:
- a CDS encoding RNA polymerase sigma factor encodes MEKDFLKIVEDNQGIIYKVCKMYRDTREDQEDLFQEIVLQLWKSYPKFRRESKVSTWMYRIALNTAIAIFRKNKIELEFNEKIPKEHHSKYMETSSENEERLFEAIRTLNKAERAIIALYLEDYPYNEIGEITGITENYVGVKISRIKEKLKNILE; translated from the coding sequence GTGGAGAAAGACTTTTTAAAAATAGTAGAAGATAATCAAGGGATTATTTACAAGGTCTGCAAAATGTATAGGGACACAAGAGAGGACCAAGAAGATTTATTTCAAGAAATTGTACTTCAATTATGGAAATCATATCCCAAATTCCGAAGAGAATCAAAAGTAAGCACTTGGATGTATCGCATAGCTTTAAACACAGCAATAGCAATATTTAGAAAAAATAAAATAGAGCTTGAATTCAACGAGAAGATTCCTAAAGAACATCATTCAAAGTATATGGAAACATCATCTGAAAACGAGGAACGATTGTTTGAAGCCATTAGAACTTTAAATAAAGCAGAAAGAGCAATAATTGCCTTGTATTTAGAAGATTATCCGTACAACGAAATTGGTGAAATTACTGGAATAACTGAAAATTATGTAGGCGTAAAAATCAGTAGAATTAAAGAAAAACTCAAAAACATTTTAGAATAG
- a CDS encoding serine hydrolase domain-containing protein: protein MNSIKTLYIISLLLGLSLTANSQTKGFIDSKKLETYLNAIHLKEGFNGEILVAKGKNILFQQTVGLASYENNLKLKKDAKYRIASITKTFTGTLIAIAQEEGKLNIQDKAIDYISAVSPKFKDITIEQLLSHTSGLPHNEGIKDYWHIKSKLQMTPEQFITEINTLDLLFEPGSQMHYSSLGYHLLATILESVYNSSFENILKDKILTKLQMTETGIVDDLKIIPQLTSGYHLVTDDSLVAAPYRNYSMLKGAGDMYSTTTDLLKWNNSFFSNTLLSEKTKANIFTQQTKKNSESYNYGWYKSSSVPKKQYHGGGTWGYSTYNSMYRNKQISIIILSNISTLPISSIASDVEKIVFGQPFRIPSIEKISEKSVNLEMYSGSFISETSKMVLIIKNVENSLYAKLGNNPPFKIYPKGNHQFFGKKIEIEITFQIDNDLVSGLMAERMGKTFNFKKETK from the coding sequence ATGAACTCAATAAAAACATTATACATAATCTCTCTACTACTTGGATTATCTTTAACTGCTAATTCCCAAACAAAAGGTTTTATAGATTCAAAAAAGCTCGAAACCTATCTCAATGCCATCCATTTAAAAGAAGGTTTTAATGGAGAAATACTTGTAGCCAAAGGAAAAAATATCCTCTTTCAACAAACAGTTGGTTTGGCATCCTACGAGAATAATCTCAAATTGAAAAAAGATGCTAAATATCGAATAGCCTCAATTACTAAAACTTTTACTGGAACACTTATCGCAATCGCTCAAGAGGAAGGTAAATTAAATATTCAAGATAAAGCCATTGACTACATAAGTGCAGTATCACCAAAATTTAAAGATATAACAATAGAGCAATTATTGTCACATACTTCAGGCTTACCACACAATGAAGGCATTAAAGATTATTGGCATATAAAATCAAAACTACAAATGACACCAGAACAATTCATAACGGAAATCAATACTCTTGATTTACTTTTTGAACCAGGTTCACAAATGCATTATTCAAGTTTGGGATATCATCTTTTAGCAACAATACTTGAGAGCGTTTATAATAGCAGCTTTGAGAATATATTGAAGGATAAAATCTTGACCAAACTGCAAATGACAGAAACCGGCATCGTTGACGACTTAAAAATAATCCCACAACTGACTTCGGGCTATCATTTAGTTACTGATGATAGTTTAGTAGCTGCACCATATCGAAATTATTCTATGTTAAAAGGAGCTGGAGATATGTATTCTACCACAACGGATTTATTAAAATGGAACAACAGCTTCTTCTCAAATACACTTTTGAGCGAAAAAACTAAAGCAAATATATTTACTCAACAGACCAAAAAGAATAGTGAAAGTTACAATTATGGGTGGTATAAGAGTTCTAGTGTGCCCAAAAAACAATATCACGGTGGCGGAACTTGGGGATATTCTACCTACAATTCAATGTACCGTAATAAACAAATAAGTATCATTATTTTAAGTAACATTTCCACATTACCAATTTCATCAATTGCATCAGACGTTGAGAAAATTGTATTTGGACAACCTTTTCGAATACCGTCAATAGAAAAAATATCTGAAAAATCTGTCAATCTCGAAATGTATAGTGGAAGTTTCATTTCAGAAACAAGTAAAATGGTACTCATTATAAAAAATGTAGAAAACAGTCTTTATGCAAAGCTTGGAAACAATCCACCATTTAAAATTTACCCGAAAGGAAATCACCAATTTTTTGGTAAAAAAATAGAAATTGAAATAACATTTCAAATTGATAATGATTTGGTTTCTGGTTTAATGGCAGAAAGAATGGGGAAAACTTTTAACTTCAAAAAAGAAACTAAATAG
- a CDS encoding KdsC family phosphatase produces the protein MSYKQKLRNITTFILDVDGVLTDGRLLISESGELLRTMNAKDGYAMKAALYAGYKVCIITGGRNEGVKSRLEGLGVTDVFLNASEKMVQMHDYVAQNDLKPEEILYMGDDMPDVPALEYAGLATCPQDAIPEIKAVSDYVSHRRGGDACVRDVIEQVMKVRGDWNVPGSEKVRSS, from the coding sequence ATGAGCTATAAACAGAAACTGAGAAACATTACCACTTTTATACTGGACGTGGACGGCGTGCTGACTGACGGCCGGCTGCTGATTTCAGAAAGTGGCGAGCTGCTGCGCACGATGAATGCCAAGGACGGTTATGCCATGAAGGCGGCGCTTTATGCCGGTTACAAGGTGTGCATCATCACCGGCGGCCGCAACGAGGGCGTAAAATCCAGACTGGAAGGCCTGGGCGTGACTGATGTTTTCCTGAACGCCAGTGAGAAAATGGTACAAATGCACGACTACGTGGCGCAAAACGACCTGAAACCGGAAGAAATTCTCTACATGGGCGACGACATGCCCGATGTTCCCGCACTGGAATATGCCGGTCTTGCCACCTGCCCGCAAGACGCGATTCCCGAGATCAAGGCCGTGAGCGACTACGTGTCCCACAGGCGCGGTGGTGATGCCTGCGTGCGCGACGTGATCGAGCAGGTGATGAAGGTGCGCGGTGACTGGAATGTGCCGGGTAGTGAAAAAGTGAGGAGTAGTTAG
- a CDS encoding Rossmann-like and DUF2520 domain-containing protein — protein MIKIFVIGTGNLGGHLCRRFEAGGDLAFAKAGNQKTPVEIQLTGYYNKSGASVPGVSAPRAETLEELPPTDLILIAVPDDKIRDLSEQIPMTDAVVAHTSGNTSLDALSKHKNRGVFYLPQSFSKSRVPDFSKIPICLEWNTATTGDILESLASTMGSQIHHLPSEKRQHLHLAAVFMNNFVNHCYHKSQQILENGAIDPAILDALMEETFAKARSLSPATSQTGPALRNDIKTMNSHLELLPATDRELYRVLSNSIQNEFKK, from the coding sequence ATGATCAAGATATTTGTCATAGGAACCGGTAACCTGGGTGGACATCTTTGTAGAAGGTTTGAGGCTGGTGGTGATCTCGCTTTCGCGAAAGCGGGAAATCAAAAAACACCCGTAGAAATCCAGCTCACGGGCTACTACAACAAGTCGGGTGCTAGTGTGCCCGGAGTAAGTGCACCAAGAGCGGAAACACTCGAGGAGCTCCCTCCTACCGATCTGATCCTCATTGCAGTGCCAGATGATAAGATCCGTGACCTATCAGAACAAATTCCAATGACTGATGCGGTCGTGGCGCATACCAGCGGGAACACAAGCCTGGACGCGCTCTCAAAACATAAGAACCGTGGGGTGTTTTACCTGCCGCAGAGTTTTAGTAAAAGCAGAGTCCCAGATTTCAGCAAGATACCGATCTGCCTAGAATGGAATACTGCTACCACGGGAGATATTTTGGAAAGTCTCGCAAGCACGATGGGATCTCAAATCCACCATTTGCCCTCAGAAAAACGTCAACATTTGCATCTTGCTGCCGTTTTCATGAACAACTTTGTGAATCACTGTTATCATAAAAGCCAGCAGATTCTTGAAAATGGTGCTATAGATCCAGCTATTCTCGATGCGTTGATGGAAGAAACTTTCGCGAAAGCGAGATCCCTCTCCCCTGCAACATCGCAGACAGGACCAGCGCTGAGAAACGATATAAAAACCATGAACAGCCACCTGGAACTGTTGCCTGCAACCGACCGCGAGTTGTACCGCGTGCTGTCAAATTCCATTCAAAACGAATTCAAAAAATGA